A DNA window from Streptococcus sp. LPB0220 contains the following coding sequences:
- the pcrA gene encoding DNA helicase PcrA: protein MNPLLNGMNDRQAEAVQTTEGPLLIMAGAGSGKTRVLTHRIAYLIDEKMVNPWNILAITFTNKAAREMKERAYQLNPATQDCLIATFHSMCVRILRRDADHIGYNRNFTIVDPGEQRTLMKRILKSLNLDPKKWNERTILGTISNAKNDLIDEVAYAAQAGDMYTQIVAKCYEAYQKELRQSEAVDFDDLIMLTLRLFDQHPDVLTYYQQKFQYIHVDEYQDTNHAQYQLVKLLASRFKNICVVGDADQSIYGWRGADMQNILDFEKDYKEAKVVLLEENYRSTKTILQAANDVIKNNRHRRPKNLWTQNEDGEEIVYYRANDEQDEAVFVAKTIEELSREAGYKHRDFAVLYRTNAQSRTIEEALLKSNIPYTMVGGTKFYSRKEIRDVIAYLNLIANLSDNISFERIINEPKRGIGPGTVDKIRDFAQMQESSLLDASANIMLSGIKGKAAQAIWDFANLILDLRERLDQLTITELVEEVLDKTGYMTALTNQGNLESQARIENIQEFLSVTKNFDENGETVEDESGVDTLSRFLNDLALIADTDDGAQETSEVTLMTLHAAKGLEFPVVFLIGMEENVFPLSRAAEDPDELEEERRLAYVGITRAEKVLFLTNANSRLLFGRTSYNRPTRFINEISSDLLTYQGLARPVNTSFKASYSNGGGTTFGKGMSLSQALQERKRQAAPSALTSSSLPFGNSNRSSAKESVAWSIGDIAIHKKWGEGTVLEVSGSGSTQELKINFPEVGLKKLLASVAPIEKK from the coding sequence ATGAATCCTTTATTGAATGGTATGAATGATCGCCAGGCAGAGGCGGTCCAAACGACAGAAGGTCCCCTCTTGATCATGGCGGGGGCTGGTTCTGGTAAGACACGTGTCTTGACCCACCGCATCGCTTACTTGATCGATGAAAAAATGGTCAATCCTTGGAATATTTTGGCCATTACCTTTACCAATAAAGCCGCTCGGGAGATGAAGGAGCGGGCTTATCAGTTGAATCCAGCCACCCAAGATTGCTTGATTGCCACCTTCCACTCCATGTGTGTGCGCATCCTCCGTCGAGATGCGGATCATATTGGCTACAATCGTAACTTCACTATTGTCGACCCAGGTGAGCAACGGACCTTGATGAAGCGGATCTTGAAGTCCTTGAATTTGGATCCTAAGAAATGGAATGAACGGACCATTTTGGGAACTATTTCCAATGCTAAAAATGACTTGATCGATGAAGTGGCCTATGCCGCCCAGGCTGGCGATATGTACACCCAGATCGTCGCTAAGTGTTATGAGGCTTACCAAAAGGAACTCCGTCAGTCAGAAGCAGTGGACTTTGATGATTTGATTATGCTGACCTTGCGTCTTTTTGATCAGCATCCAGATGTGCTGACCTATTACCAGCAGAAGTTCCAATATATCCACGTGGATGAGTACCAAGATACCAACCATGCCCAATACCAGTTGGTCAAACTCTTGGCTTCACGCTTTAAAAATATCTGTGTCGTTGGGGATGCGGACCAGTCTATTTATGGCTGGCGGGGAGCAGATATGCAGAATATCCTGGACTTTGAGAAGGATTATAAGGAAGCTAAGGTCGTCCTCCTAGAAGAGAATTATCGCTCGACCAAGACGATCTTGCAAGCAGCCAATGATGTCATCAAAAACAATCGCCACCGCCGTCCGAAGAATCTCTGGACACAAAATGAAGACGGGGAAGAGATTGTCTATTACCGGGCTAATGACGAGCAGGATGAAGCAGTCTTTGTTGCTAAAACGATTGAAGAGCTTAGTCGCGAAGCTGGCTACAAACACCGTGATTTTGCGGTTCTCTATCGGACCAATGCCCAGTCACGGACCATTGAAGAAGCGCTACTCAAGTCTAACATTCCCTACACCATGGTAGGGGGCACCAAGTTCTACAGCCGGAAGGAAATTCGGGATGTCATTGCTTATCTAAACTTGATTGCCAACCTCAGTGACAATATCAGTTTTGAGCGCATTATCAATGAACCCAAGCGGGGAATCGGGCCAGGTACAGTGGATAAGATTCGCGACTTTGCTCAAATGCAAGAGTCCTCACTCCTGGATGCTTCAGCCAATATCATGCTCTCTGGCATCAAAGGAAAGGCAGCCCAAGCCATCTGGGACTTTGCCAATCTCATTCTTGATTTGAGAGAAAGATTGGACCAGCTGACCATTACAGAGTTGGTCGAAGAAGTCCTTGACAAGACAGGTTATATGACAGCCCTAACCAATCAGGGAAATTTGGAAAGTCAGGCCCGCATCGAGAATATCCAAGAGTTCCTATCTGTTACCAAGAATTTTGATGAAAATGGAGAGACCGTCGAAGACGAATCAGGTGTGGATACCTTGAGTCGTTTCTTGAACGATTTGGCTTTGATTGCCGATACAGATGATGGAGCCCAAGAGACTTCAGAAGTCACCTTGATGACCCTTCACGCAGCCAAAGGATTGGAGTTCCCAGTCGTCTTCCTGATTGGGATGGAAGAAAATGTCTTTCCTCTTAGTCGTGCGGCTGAGGATCCAGATGAATTGGAAGAAGAGCGTCGCTTGGCTTATGTAGGGATCACGCGGGCAGAGAAGGTTCTCTTCTTGACCAATGCCAACTCACGTTTGCTTTTTGGACGGACCAGCTACAATCGCCCGACACGTTTCATCAATGAAATTAGCTCGGATTTATTGACCTACCAGGGATTAGCCCGTCCAGTTAATACCAGCTTTAAGGCTTCTTATAGTAATGGTGGCGGAACGACCTTTGGAAAAGGCATGAGCCTGTCACAAGCCCTTCAAGAGCGCAAGAGACAAGCAGCTCCAAGTGCCCTCACGTCATCAAGCCTCCCCTTTGGCAATAGCAACCGTTCTAGCGCCAAAGAGAGCGTCGCTTGGTCCATTGGCGACATTGCCATTCACAAGAAGTGGGGCGAGGGGACTGTCTTAGAAGTCTCTGGTAGTGGTAGTACCCAAGAGCTCAAGATCAACTTCCCAGAAGTGGGTCTCAAAAAACTCTTGGCCAGTGTCGCTCCGATTGAAAAGAAATAA
- a CDS encoding DUF2130 domain-containing protein yields the protein MNEIKCPNCGEVFTVNESQYSKLLSQVRTAEFDKEIHERIRQELALAEQKALNEQQEKLAKKDQEIAQLQNQIQQFDTEKELAKKEVEQTASQSLLEKEKEVQALENQLATLRLEHENQLQKTLSNLEKERDQVQNKLLLQEKENELSLASVKQNYEAQLKAANEQVEFYKNFKAQQSTKAIGESLEQYAESEFNKVRSFAFPNAYFEKDNKVSARGSKGDFIFRECDENGVEIISIMFEMKNEADGTEKKHKNADFYKELDKDRREKNCEYAVLVTMLEADNDYFNTGIVDVSHEYKKMYVVRPQFFIQIIGLLRNAALNSLKYKQELALVREQNIDITHFEEDLDAFKVAFTKNYNSASVNFGKAIDEIDKAIKRMEEVKKFLTTSENQLRLANNKLDDVSVKKLTRKNPTMKAKFDALKGE from the coding sequence ATGAACGAAATCAAGTGTCCCAACTGTGGGGAAGTCTTTACAGTCAACGAAAGTCAATACAGCAAACTCTTGTCACAGGTACGGACAGCTGAGTTTGACAAGGAAATTCATGAGCGGATTCGGCAAGAGTTGGCTTTAGCTGAGCAAAAGGCCCTTAATGAGCAGCAAGAGAAGTTAGCTAAGAAGGACCAAGAAATTGCCCAATTACAAAACCAGATTCAACAGTTTGATACTGAAAAAGAATTGGCTAAAAAAGAGGTGGAGCAAACAGCTAGTCAAAGTCTGCTAGAGAAAGAAAAAGAAGTGCAAGCGCTGGAGAATCAGTTGGCCACCTTGCGCTTGGAGCATGAGAACCAGCTGCAAAAGACGCTTTCTAATTTGGAGAAGGAGCGTGATCAGGTACAAAACAAATTGCTCCTTCAAGAGAAGGAAAATGAACTGTCCCTAGCTTCTGTTAAACAAAATTATGAGGCTCAGCTTAAGGCAGCCAATGAACAGGTCGAGTTCTACAAGAATTTCAAGGCCCAACAATCTACAAAAGCTATCGGTGAAAGTCTGGAACAGTATGCGGAAAGCGAATTCAACAAGGTTCGCAGTTTTGCCTTCCCAAATGCCTATTTTGAAAAGGACAATAAGGTCTCTGCGCGTGGTTCTAAAGGCGACTTTATCTTCCGCGAGTGCGATGAAAATGGGGTAGAGATTATCTCCATCATGTTTGAGATGAAGAATGAAGCCGACGGAACCGAGAAGAAGCATAAGAACGCGGATTTCTACAAGGAATTAGACAAGGACCGTCGAGAAAAGAACTGTGAATATGCGGTTTTAGTGACCATGCTTGAAGCAGATAACGACTACTTCAACACAGGGATTGTCGATGTCAGTCATGAGTATAAGAAGATGTATGTGGTCCGTCCTCAGTTCTTTATCCAGATCATTGGGCTCCTGCGCAATGCGGCCCTCAATTCTCTTAAATACAAGCAAGAATTGGCGCTTGTTCGTGAACAAAATATCGATATCACCCACTTTGAAGAAGACCTGGATGCCTTTAAGGTTGCCTTTACTAAGAACTACAATTCGGCTTCTGTCAACTTTGGAAAGGCCATCGATGAAATCGACAAGGCCATCAAGCGGATGGAAGAAGTCAAGAAATTCCTCACCACTTCAGAAAATCAACTTCGTCTTGCTAACAACAAGTTGGATGATGTTTCCGTTAAAAAATTGACACGGAAAAATCCAACCATGAAAGCTAAATTTGATGCTCTGAAAGGAGAATAA
- a CDS encoding alpha/beta fold hydrolase — translation MYSAKNATLSMNGKTMDYVTFGKGKQPLVIIPGLGDGLQTVKGKAQLFSLSYRLLAKRYKIYVFSRINELRQGYTTRDMAADVAEAMEILNLDTAYVMGISQGGMIAQWLAADFPERVQKLILAVTTAKPSQLARERIEHWQKLSQSGNFKHLMVDIAKHSYTQKSYQKWRLLYNIMGRLGRIKDEKRIAIQSQSCLEHNSLEVLKEIQCPTLVLGALEDDVIGVDGSKELARAISGCQLLILKHSGHALYEENKAFQEAVCEFLN, via the coding sequence TTGTATTCAGCTAAGAACGCTACCTTATCCATGAATGGGAAAACCATGGACTATGTAACATTTGGTAAGGGTAAACAGCCATTAGTGATCATACCAGGCTTGGGGGATGGGTTACAGACCGTTAAAGGAAAGGCCCAGCTCTTTTCTCTCTCGTATCGCCTACTTGCTAAGCGATATAAGATCTATGTTTTTTCTCGAATCAATGAGTTGAGGCAGGGCTATACGACGCGGGATATGGCAGCAGATGTAGCAGAAGCAATGGAGATACTAAACCTAGATACCGCTTATGTTATGGGGATTTCGCAAGGTGGAATGATTGCTCAATGGCTAGCTGCAGATTTCCCAGAAAGGGTTCAAAAGCTCATCCTAGCTGTGACAACAGCGAAGCCTAGTCAACTTGCTAGAGAGCGAATTGAGCATTGGCAAAAACTTAGTCAATCTGGAAATTTTAAGCATCTCATGGTGGATATTGCAAAGCATTCCTACACGCAAAAGAGCTATCAAAAGTGGCGGTTGCTTTATAATATTATGGGTCGCTTGGGGCGAATCAAAGATGAAAAACGAATTGCTATTCAGTCTCAGTCTTGCCTGGAACATAATAGCCTTGAGGTCTTAAAAGAAATTCAATGTCCAACCTTGGTCCTTGGTGCGCTTGAAGATGATGTGATTGGTGTGGACGGATCCAAGGAACTGGCAAGAGCGATTTCGGGTTGTCAGCTCCTTATTCTAAAGCATTCTGGGCATGCTCTTTATGAAGAAAATAAAGCATTTCAAGAGGCTGTCTGTGAATTCTTAAACTAA
- a CDS encoding FAD-containing oxidoreductase, whose translation MLMYDVIVIGFGKAGKTLAAKLSSQGKKVALIEKSKSMYGGTCINIACIPTKTLIVAAEKGLDFEQAMNEKNAVTTRLNGKNYATIAGTGVDIIDATARFVSNRVIEIQAGDEKEELTAETIIINTGAVPTILPIPGLAESKFAVDSTGIQRLENLPKRLGVLGGGPIGLEFAHLYNTLGSQVTVLDASEAFLPRIEPSIAALAKGYLEEDGIQFLQGVHTQEIKDGDHSLTVVTDKGNFEFDILLYATGRKPNTAGLGLENTDIQVTDRGAIQVNRHLETSVPGVFAVGDVNGGPQFTYMSLDDFRIVFNYLTGDGSYNLETRRNYATTLFIAPPLAQVGLTEQEARDKGLPVAVKELPVAAMPRGHVNADLRGAFKAVVNPETKEILGVTLFGEAAGEIINQITMAMDNKIPYTYIAKQIFTHPTMAENLNDLFAI comes from the coding sequence ATGTTAATGTATGATGTTATTGTGATTGGATTTGGTAAAGCTGGTAAAACACTCGCAGCGAAATTATCAAGCCAAGGAAAAAAAGTTGCTCTGATTGAAAAGAGCAAGTCTATGTACGGTGGTACTTGTATCAATATCGCTTGTATTCCCACCAAGACCTTGATTGTTGCAGCAGAAAAAGGCTTGGATTTTGAGCAAGCCATGAATGAGAAAAATGCAGTCACTACTCGCCTCAATGGCAAGAACTACGCAACGATTGCTGGAACTGGTGTAGACATTATCGACGCGACGGCTCGTTTTGTTTCTAACAGGGTCATCGAAATTCAAGCTGGAGATGAAAAGGAAGAATTGACAGCTGAAACCATTATTATCAATACTGGTGCTGTGCCAACTATCCTTCCAATCCCAGGATTGGCTGAAAGTAAATTTGCAGTGGATTCAACCGGTATTCAACGTTTGGAAAACCTACCAAAACGCCTGGGCGTCCTTGGTGGTGGACCTATCGGATTGGAATTTGCTCATCTCTACAATACCTTGGGTAGCCAAGTAACAGTACTGGACGCTTCTGAAGCATTCTTGCCACGGATCGAGCCAAGCATTGCAGCTCTTGCAAAAGGCTACCTGGAAGAAGATGGTATTCAATTCTTGCAAGGCGTTCATACCCAAGAAATCAAAGATGGTGACCATAGCTTAACCGTTGTAACGGATAAGGGAAACTTCGAGTTTGATATCCTTCTCTACGCAACAGGACGTAAGCCAAACACAGCTGGACTTGGTCTTGAAAACACAGACATCCAAGTCACTGATCGTGGAGCAATCCAAGTTAACCGTCATTTGGAAACCAGCGTCCCTGGTGTCTTTGCAGTTGGGGATGTTAATGGTGGTCCTCAATTCACCTACATGTCACTCGATGACTTCCGCATTGTCTTCAACTATCTTACAGGCGATGGTAGCTACAATCTTGAAACTCGTAGAAATTATGCGACAACACTCTTTATTGCTCCTCCACTTGCCCAAGTCGGCTTGACCGAGCAAGAAGCACGCGACAAAGGACTTCCAGTTGCTGTTAAAGAATTGCCAGTTGCTGCCATGCCACGCGGACACGTCAATGCAGACCTTCGAGGTGCTTTCAAAGCCGTGGTCAACCCAGAAACTAAAGAAATTCTTGGAGTGACACTCTTTGGAGAAGCTGCAGGCGAAATCATCAACCAGATCACCATGGCCATGGACAACAAGATCCCTTATACTTACATTGCAAAACAAATCTTTACCCACCCAACCATGGCAGAAAACCTAAACGATCTCTTTGCGATTTAA
- the truB gene encoding tRNA pseudouridine(55) synthase TruB yields MDGIINVKKEAGMTSHDVVFKLRKILGTKKIGHGGTLDPDVVGVLPIAVGKATRMVEFMQDEGKIYEGEITLGFSTTTEDASGEIVERTPVEAPLDAEEVDRMIAQMVGEIEQVPPMYSAVKVNGRKLYEYARVGEEVERPVRQVTIYEFTRTSEISYEESLARFRFRVKCSKGTYIRTLSVDLGQKLGYAAHMSHLTRTSAAGLSLEDALTLEEVAEKVAQGDLSFLHPLEIGTGDLEKVELTVEEVGEVQVGRFIPVESDSKELAAFYQGKLVAILEKREELYKPRKVFLTESVLQ; encoded by the coding sequence ATGGACGGAATTATCAATGTAAAAAAAGAAGCAGGCATGACCTCACATGATGTGGTCTTTAAACTGCGAAAAATCTTAGGAACTAAGAAGATCGGCCATGGGGGAACGCTGGATCCAGATGTGGTGGGAGTGCTTCCGATTGCAGTTGGCAAGGCGACCCGGATGGTCGAATTTATGCAAGATGAAGGCAAGATCTATGAAGGAGAAATCACTTTGGGATTTTCTACCACGACGGAGGATGCCAGCGGTGAAATCGTAGAGCGGACCCCAGTGGAAGCCCCTTTAGATGCAGAAGAGGTCGATCGCATGATTGCCCAAATGGTGGGAGAAATCGAGCAAGTACCACCTATGTATTCAGCGGTCAAAGTCAATGGACGTAAGCTCTATGAATATGCGCGGGTAGGAGAAGAAGTGGAACGCCCTGTACGGCAGGTAACCATATATGAATTCACGCGCACTAGTGAGATTAGCTATGAAGAAAGTCTAGCCCGTTTTCGTTTCCGAGTTAAATGCAGTAAGGGCACCTATATCCGGACCTTGTCGGTGGATTTGGGTCAAAAACTGGGCTACGCAGCCCATATGTCTCATCTGACACGGACCAGTGCTGCCGGTTTGTCACTGGAAGATGCCCTGACCTTAGAAGAAGTGGCTGAAAAAGTTGCACAAGGAGATTTGAGCTTCCTTCACCCACTTGAAATTGGCACCGGGGATCTGGAAAAAGTAGAGCTGACAGTAGAAGAGGTTGGCGAAGTCCAAGTGGGACGCTTTATTCCAGTTGAGAGTGACTCCAAAGAGTTAGCTGCTTTTTACCAAGGAAAATTGGTAGCCATTTTAGAAAAAAGAGAAGAACTTTACAAACCTCGAAAAGTCTTTCTAACAGAAAGTGTGTTACAATAA
- a CDS encoding bifunctional riboflavin kinase/FAD synthetase — MNIRTITTANQIHLENETVLVLGYFDGLHLGHQELFKKARQIADEKGLKVALLTFPESPKLAFVRYQPELLLHLQSPEDRFQKLNELGVDELFLIDFTTDFASKTAKEFVDQFVKALRARVLIAGFDYSFGSDKKTASDLSAYFDGQVEVISPVLDQGEKVSSTRIRQAILEGRVKEAARLLGHPLSSRGIVVHGDARGRTIGYPTANLAPIDRTYLPSDGVYVVDVDFKGQTYRGMASVGKNVTFDGKELRFEVNLFDFTGDIYGHTLTIHWLDKIREMVKFDGIDQLVAQLEEDEAVSRNWTKRVGQKS, encoded by the coding sequence ATGAATATTCGTACGATTACTACTGCTAACCAGATCCATTTGGAGAATGAGACAGTTTTGGTTCTGGGCTACTTTGATGGCCTGCATCTGGGGCATCAAGAACTCTTTAAAAAGGCGCGTCAGATAGCGGATGAAAAAGGCTTGAAGGTCGCTTTGTTAACCTTCCCTGAATCTCCTAAGTTAGCCTTTGTTCGCTACCAACCAGAATTACTGCTTCATTTGCAGAGTCCTGAGGATCGGTTCCAAAAATTAAACGAACTAGGAGTGGATGAGCTCTTCCTCATTGATTTTACGACCGATTTTGCTTCTAAAACTGCGAAAGAATTTGTTGATCAATTTGTCAAAGCCTTGAGGGCCCGAGTTTTAATTGCTGGATTTGATTATAGTTTTGGCTCTGATAAGAAAACGGCCTCTGACTTATCTGCTTATTTTGATGGTCAAGTGGAAGTCATTTCTCCTGTATTGGATCAGGGGGAAAAGGTTAGTTCGACCCGAATTCGTCAAGCTATCCTAGAAGGACGCGTCAAAGAAGCTGCCCGTCTACTTGGTCACCCTTTATCCAGTCGGGGAATCGTCGTGCACGGGGATGCGCGTGGCCGCACCATTGGCTATCCTACCGCCAATCTAGCACCGATTGATCGGACCTATCTCCCATCAGATGGGGTTTATGTAGTCGATGTCGATTTTAAAGGGCAGACCTACCGTGGGATGGCTTCTGTCGGGAAAAATGTCACCTTTGATGGGAAAGAGCTTCGTTTCGAAGTCAATCTCTTTGATTTTACAGGAGATATCTATGGTCATACCCTGACCATTCATTGGTTGGATAAGATACGAGAAATGGTCAAATTCGATGGGATCGATCAACTAGTGGCGCAACTAGAAGAAGATGAAGCAGTTTCACGAAACTGGACCAAGAGAGTGGGACAGAAGTCCTAG